The following are encoded together in the Gorilla gorilla gorilla isolate KB3781 chromosome 14, NHGRI_mGorGor1-v2.1_pri, whole genome shotgun sequence genome:
- the LOC134757034 gene encoding small nuclear ribonucleoprotein E-like has translation MAYRGQGQKVQKVMAQLINLIFRYLQNRSRVQVRLYEQVNMRIEGCIIGFDEYMNLVLDDAEEIHSKTKSRKQLGRLMLKRDDSTLLQSVSN, from the coding sequence ATGGCATACCGTGGCCAGGGCCAGAAAGTGCAGAAGGTGATGGCGCAGCTCATCAACCTCATCTTCAGATACTTACAAAATAGATCGCGGGTTCAGGTGCGGCTCTATGAGCAAGTGAATATGCGGATAGAAGGCTGTATCATTGGTTTTGATGAGTATATGAACCTTGTATTAGATGATGCAGAAGAGATTCATTCTAAAACAAAGTCAAGAAAACAACTGGGTCGGCTCATGCTAAAACGAGATGATAGTACTCTGCTACAAAGTGTCTCCAACTAG